accaccgtgcTGCCCTATATGATACTGGCCACGATTTACTACCATAACAACACCATTCTGTGTATTGTACATAATTTTATACTGTACAAACTGAATAGATTATGGCCATTCTAAAGTTATTTAACTACaaacatattttacaatatGAATTTAAATACAAATCAACTTGTCATGTCTTGCAACACTTGTCTTGCAACATTTTGGACATACTGACTCATCAAAAACAGGCTTAACCATGGCTGCTGCACTCCATTTATGTATACCACTGTCAGGGCTCTGTTATTGTGCATACAGTACTGGCTCACTGGAATGGCTTACTTGCTCACTTAATTGGAAAGGatccatcattaatgttattagttacatCTGCTGTGAGAAAGGTGTATTAACAAACTTTGTTAAAAAGCTACATTATAGctataaagtataaaataacTCTAGTCTGAATCACCACTCACCTCCCTTTTTTCTCGTAAACAATTTactatacaataaaataaatagcaagtaaaaataatacaataattacTCCCTGAAATATATGATTCTTGCCATTATAAAATATAGAACATATTTCACTaagtagcttgtttttaaacatttaaaaaatattaacaaacaCAGTAATGAAAAGGTTATCCCTGTCATCATCACCTCTATGTTGTATCCAGAACAATGAACATATTTTGTCCTTTGTGAATGTGTCAGCAGCCATTTTATCCTTTTAAATGGGAAAAGTTGATCCTTGAGCTTAGTTGGTACTGACCTCtattttctgacacttcctcTTCCAGCTTGTGCTATGATCAAGAGCTTATTCAGAGGTGGTTGCATGCTCATAGTGATTCTACCAGAAAATGACATGAGCAAGACAGAGAAGCTTTATTTATAGACCACAGATGTGACAATTGGTCagtgttggaggaggagatctTGTAGGTGTGATGTGTGCCATTTTTGACTTGGAACACAAGAGATGTACACCAGAGTAAattacaagttttttttatctaGTGTGAGGCATGTCATGAAACCTTACATAATTCAGACAGTAAAGAGTAAAGTTAAAAATCAGGGGTGTCCATATGGTTCAGTGGTCTTACATACATACCAGCAATGTGCAGTTTGAGTCTATCTAATTATATTTATCTGTCACTCTACACTATATGGTCAAATTTGTGGCAACAGTTGGGTGAAGcccctttcctgtttcaacaagACAGTGTCCTTGTGCACAAAGTGAAGTCCACAAAGAAGTCTGGTGTGGAAGAACTCGACTAACTTGCACCAAGCCCCTTGAATTTGACAGTGTTTTCTGGATGAAAAAATTAGTTATATGTTGAATGTGgctgggaaaaaaaatctgctcACTAATGTTTAAGGCTCGAAAGTAGAAGGCCctcagagaaggagagggataCATACAGACAGGGAGGAAGACAGAATGAGAGACATAGAAATAGCATTGTCATGTCGACTGAGATCATAGTAAAGTCGAAAGTAACGGGTGCATGCATGATTCAGTGGAAGCAAAAGTCCTTTCGGGGAGCTAAAGGAGCTTCCCACTGCAGCTGAAAAAACAGATAAGATTCAGTATTTCGCTCATCAACAACGCCTGATGTAATACAGCGAGGCTCTGACGTCACAACAATGCTAACTTGATTGCTGCTCTAGGAGGATTATTAAGGTCAAGTACAGACGTAGATCAAACGCAATTCTCTGCTGCCAACGCTGCACTCAGTGGTCTGGTGGGATTGCATGAggtcttcttttttattttaatcagttttgTACAAAATTCCTGTGAGTAGAATTATTAGTTACCACCTGAAAAAGCTTCTCTGATTGAATGAAGTTAAAAAGATTGCCATGTTTTTTACTTCTTTGTTAAGGTTTACTCTGCACAGTCACAAGGCTAAAGACTACCAGATggtttatttacagttttgacCTGTAAATCCATTCCTACACTTCCTTCAGCACCAGCTACATGTGATGCATTTGTTTGACCCGTTTTCGTTCACTATTCTTCATACTAATTAGGATGGATCTGATGTGTGACTGCTGgcaagacacatgcctttggtatgagagacccgggttcaatcccctactgtaacccatccaccattgtttccctaagcaagacacttaacctgtagttgctccagaggtgtgcgacctctgacatatatatagcagttgtaagaagctttggataaaagcgtcagctaaatatgtaaatgttctACTACTACTAGACATGGATCTTTGTATGGAGTATCAAATGTCACTGGAGATTTTTGCACACCCTGTTAGATTAAACATTGTtctattaaattacatttttttcggGGCTATCAGTACAATGAGCAGATATTTGGTCTGACTTctgttgtcaattattttgtGCCACTCAATTGTGAAAAGCATCAACCTCACTGGGCCAAAGCTTTAATCAAACACAACTGATGTGAACATACCCTACTTTGGATTCATTAAAGGTGATTATTATCATGCTTGTCCATTATTACCATTGGTAAATGACATCGATTGAGGGATGAAACGCAAGCCTCCTACAGCTTCCCTTTAAACATTAATTCAACACAAATCATCTCAAACACCAGTTAACGTTAACACAGAAATTAGctcccatgaaatcaaaatggACACTTGTAAGAATAACACCCCATGTTTCCAAATGCAGTACCGGAATTCCCCTTGCCTCGTTTGTAGGCCTTGCCCCTTCCTACCTGCAAATGGTTGGTGCTGGAAGCTCCCACCATATCCCACTGGCTACAAGACTTCTTGGGAATTCTGTGGTTGACACGACTGCTGAAGCCGCCACCCACCTCATCATACGGGTTCTCCATCACGTTTTCAGGCAGGTTGCTGGAGCTCTGGCTCCGAGTGATCATGGGGACCGCCCTGGCGTTTTGTGGTGCAGTTTGCGTTGTGGAAGTCACGGGTGACCCGGGGACCATGAGGTGGCCTGACGGGGAGGTGGGAGAGTTGCGGGTAAAGGTGAATCCAGAGAGGGGCAGGGTGGTGAAGCGGCCTCCACCTGTGCTTGTGCTGTTGTCCTGCCCCTTTAAGGCACTGTTGGAACTGAGGTTTTCCATGGAGTGGTAGATGAATTTGTTCACTGGGGGAGGAAGATACATTCTCATTTATTCACACAGATCAGTTAAGACTTATTTGCTTATATACCCAAGGGAAACATCAACACACGCATTTGTTCTGCTCTACAATAACAAAGCATCATTGcaactgaaaaacacacaccaaatTTTTTCCCCCAGACTTTCTCTCACACTTTACCTTGATGCTGTTCATTATAGGAAGTCCCTGTTGGGCTGGGACTGAGTGACAGCCTTGGCAGTATCCTGAGGTTGGAGTTCAGTGAGGCAGACATGACCAGGCGCTGTGGCGAGGGCATCGGTGCAATGGGCACCTCTGTCACATACGTGGCGGGGACATACAACGGCTTTGTTTTACTGGCTGCTCCAATCCTCCGCACCTGTCAAAGAACAAACAGATTTCCAAATGGTTCTGCTATTTTCTCCCACATGAATCCACTGAGTTCAACCAAGTGTCAACCTGAAATACTAAGACAAAAAACTATCATCTTAGCCGTTGTCActtttctaatgtaatgtttcTTAGTGGTGTTTTGATGATAAATATCATGGTGGATACTTTTCAACTGTCAGAGAGTAATTATAATTGTAATACTTATGTGCTTACTTGTTTGTGGTACATATTTGAATTTTCTGACTCCGGTAAGTAGTAAGATTGCCGTTAGTAGTTAAGTAGTTAAAGGATAAGTCTGTTGATATTTCTTATTGCCAACAAATCCCATAATAAGggccaaaaccaacaatgactTCATCGTACTAAgtatttcctgtgtgtgtgaagcccGATTTGGCTTAGTCGTCTCTTTCCAAAAACATAGACacttcagtttattttaaagggtAACAATGGGTTATTTCAACCTGCCATTAATACTCTGTCCCCA
Above is a genomic segment from Micropterus dolomieu isolate WLL.071019.BEF.003 ecotype Adirondacks linkage group LG18, ASM2129224v1, whole genome shotgun sequence containing:
- the LOC123957021 gene encoding uncharacterized protein LOC123957021 isoform X1, whose translation is MLSGTWRRSVGHQQPAAAPVVASRGLTVCGVPSGTVVLEAQYDYNYRGADGRQVCIREGERFILLKKTNTDWWQVRRIGAASKTKPLYVPATYVTEVPIAPMPSPQRLVMSASLNSNLRILPRLSLSPSPTGTSYNEQHQVNKFIYHSMENLSSNSALKGQDNSTSTGGGRFTTLPLSGFTFTRNSPTSPSGHLMVPGSPVTSTTQTAPQNARAVPMITRSQSSSNLPENVMENPYDEVGGGFSSRVNHRIPKKSCSQWDMVGASSTNHLQLQWEAPLAPRKDFCFH
- the LOC123957021 gene encoding uncharacterized protein LOC123957021 isoform X2 produces the protein MLSGTWRRSVGHQQPAAAPVVASRGLTVCGVPSGTVVLEAQYDYNYRGADGRQVCIREGERFILLKKTNTDWWQVRRIGAASKTKPLYVPATYVTEVPIAPMPSPQRLVMSASLNSNLRILPRLSLSPSPTGTSYNEQHQVNKFIYHSMENLSSNSALKGQDNSTSTGGGRFTTLPLSGFTFTRNSPTSPSGHLMVPGSPVTSTTQTAPQNARAVPMITRSQSSSNLPENVMENPYDEVGGGFSSRVNHRIPKKSCSQWDMVGASSTNHLQNHYEHATTSE